One Cryptomeria japonica chromosome 9, Sugi_1.0, whole genome shotgun sequence genomic window carries:
- the LOC131077848 gene encoding uncharacterized protein LOC131077848 isoform X1 has protein sequence MMDTRVRIRNPSPEVEGNPNSMPKPSATINGEKYNLRSGKRSDNTLKPSGYTLRSGKPANLKTHKDWTLPAGSENWEKAKSTGRRSGVQQRPNTESHLSPSESHGFRSNIPNKNHAASPTKGKGSRAFDETCPNVSLTSPTFDSRQQTGGSNSCKHSFSTPVIHCADLEDMGSWLKFEDDSLPDIDTGNYLGLSVPIDNLDDLDEIFCNHRICSRCNRVFNCWL, from the exons ATGATGGACACACGAGTTCGTATCAGAAATCCCTCTCCAGAA GTGGAAGGGAACCCCAACAGTATGCCTAAACCATCTGCAACGATAAATGGGGAAAAATATAATTTGAGGTCTGGAAAGCGTTCCGACAATACGCTTAAACCATCAGGATATACGTTGAGGTCTGGAAAGCCTGCAAATCTGAAAACGCACAAGGATTGGACCTTACCAGCTGGAAGTGAAAATTGGGAAAAGGCAAAATCGACAGGAAGACGTTCTGGTGTACAGCAAAGGCCCAACACTGAGAGCCACTTGAGTCCAAGTGAAAGCCATGGCTTCAG GTCAAATATTCCCAACAAAAATCATGCCGCAAGCCCTACCAAAGGAAAGGGTTCTCGAGCATTTGATGAAACATGTCCAAATGTTTCGCTCACCTCCCCTACATTTGATAGCCGGCAACAGACTGGTGGCTCAAACAGTTGCAAGCATTCATTTTCAACTCCTGTCATCCATTGTGCTGATTTGGAAGACATGGGTTCTTGGTTGAAGTTTGAGGATGATAGCTTGCCAGATATTGACACTGGAAATTATTTGGGTCTTTCTGTACCAATTGATAATCTAGATGATCTAGATGAGATTTTTTGTAATCACAGGATTTGCTCGCGTTGTAACAGAGTGTTTAATTGTTGGCTTTGA
- the LOC131077848 gene encoding uncharacterized protein LOC131077848 isoform X2, protein MMDTRVEGNPNSMPKPSATINGEKYNLRSGKRSDNTLKPSGYTLRSGKPANLKTHKDWTLPAGSENWEKAKSTGRRSGVQQRPNTESHLSPSESHGFRSNIPNKNHAASPTKGKGSRAFDETCPNVSLTSPTFDSRQQTGGSNSCKHSFSTPVIHCADLEDMGSWLKFEDDSLPDIDTGNYLGLSVPIDNLDDLDEIFCNHRICSRCNRVFNCWL, encoded by the exons ATGATGGACACACGA GTGGAAGGGAACCCCAACAGTATGCCTAAACCATCTGCAACGATAAATGGGGAAAAATATAATTTGAGGTCTGGAAAGCGTTCCGACAATACGCTTAAACCATCAGGATATACGTTGAGGTCTGGAAAGCCTGCAAATCTGAAAACGCACAAGGATTGGACCTTACCAGCTGGAAGTGAAAATTGGGAAAAGGCAAAATCGACAGGAAGACGTTCTGGTGTACAGCAAAGGCCCAACACTGAGAGCCACTTGAGTCCAAGTGAAAGCCATGGCTTCAG GTCAAATATTCCCAACAAAAATCATGCCGCAAGCCCTACCAAAGGAAAGGGTTCTCGAGCATTTGATGAAACATGTCCAAATGTTTCGCTCACCTCCCCTACATTTGATAGCCGGCAACAGACTGGTGGCTCAAACAGTTGCAAGCATTCATTTTCAACTCCTGTCATCCATTGTGCTGATTTGGAAGACATGGGTTCTTGGTTGAAGTTTGAGGATGATAGCTTGCCAGATATTGACACTGGAAATTATTTGGGTCTTTCTGTACCAATTGATAATCTAGATGATCTAGATGAGATTTTTTGTAATCACAGGATTTGCTCGCGTTGTAACAGAGTGTTTAATTGTTGGCTTTGA